From Acidobacteriota bacterium, a single genomic window includes:
- a CDS encoding ChpI protein, whose amino-acid sequence MKTAISIPDTLFKQAEVYAEQHNLSRSELYAQALKQFLDEQRQAEITKHLDAIYSTQPSAIDPAWLQAQSEILPKEEW is encoded by the coding sequence ATGAAAACCGCAATTTCAATTCCAGATACCTTATTCAAACAAGCTGAAGTGTATGCCGAACAGCATAACCTCAGCCGAAGCGAGCTGTATGCCCAGGCGCTCAAGCAGTTTCTGGACGAACAGCGCCAGGCGGAAATTACCAAACACCTCGACGCAATCTATTCAACCCAACCATCCGCGATTGATCCGGCCTGGCTTCAGGCCCAGAGTGAAATCCTGCCCAAGGAGGAGTGGTAG